The window ACCACGACTGCCTCCGGGGAGAGTCCCCCGACCGCCTGTACACCGTGACCGGCGGGCGCTCCGACGCGGACACCCGCGTGTTGGACTCGGTCACCCTCGTCGTCGCCGAGTGCGACCCCGTGCCCGGCATGCAGTCCGAGCACGCCGCGATCCTGCGCCTGTGCGCGTACCCGACCGCCGTGGTGGAGCTGTCCGCGGAGCTGCGGCTCCCCGTCAGCGTCGTGCGGATCCTCCTGCTGGACCTGCTGGACACGGGGCGGGTGACGGCCCGCCACCCGGCGGCCCTCACCCGGCAGGAGGCCGGGCACGACCCCGAGACCCTGAAGCAGGTGCTCCTTGCCCTCCAACGCCTCTGAACGGCCGGCCGGGCCGCACCGGGCCCCGCTCGCCGCGACGGCCGACAACGCGCTCAAGATCGTCGTCGTCGGCGGGTTCGGCGTCGGCAAGACCACCCTGGTCGACTCCGTCAGCGAGACGCGCCCGGTGAGGACCGAGGAGGTCATGACCCGGGCCGGTGTCGGGATCGACGACCTCAGTGCCGTCCGCGACAAGCGCACCACCACCGTGGCCTTCGACTTCGGGCGCATCACCGTGGACGAGCGGCGCGTGCTCTACCTCTTCGGCGCCCCCGGCCAGAAGCGGTTCTGGTTCCTGTGGAACCAGCTGTTCGAGGGCAGCCTGGGCGCGGTCGTCCTCGTGGACACCGACCGCATCCGGGACTCCTGGTACGCCGTGGACCGGCTCGAACACCACCGCACGCCCTTCGTGGTCGCGGTGAACCGCTTCGGCCCCGGACCCGCCCTGCCCGAGGTGCGACGCGCCCTGGACCTGTCCGGGCGGGTCCCCGTGGTGGACTGCGACGCCCGCAGCCGCGAGTCCAGCCGCGACGTCCTGATCACCCTCGTCCAGCACGTGTCCGGACCCGTCGCCGGGTACCCGTCCGCGCCGACGACGGCGTTCGCGCCCGGGTCAGGGCGGGAGTCCGCACCGGCGCCGATGTCCGGCTCCGCGTCCGCACCCGCGCCGCCCCAGGAGGAGACGACGTGAACCACAGCCCGGGTCCGGAGGCCGCGGCACCGGCCAGCAGCGGCCCGCCGCCCCCCTCCCCGGACCACGCGGGCGCCGCCCGCCTGTACGGCCCCGACATCGCCCGCGACCCGGCCGGGCTCTACGAGGAGCTGCGCGGACGCTACGGCCCGGTCGCGCCCGTGCTGCTCGACGGCGACGTTCCGGCGTGGTTCGTCATGGGCTACCGGGAGCTGCACCACGTCACCAGCAGACCCGAGTGGTTCGCCCGCGACTGCCGCCGCTGGAACCAGTGGGACCGCGTCGGCCGGGACTGGCCGCTCCTGCCCTACGTGATGTGGACGCCCTCGGTCATGTTCGCCGAGGGGGCCGAACACCAGCGGCGCGCGGGCGCGATCGGCGACGCCCTGGACGCCGTGGACCGCGCCGACCTCAGGACCCTGTGCCAGCGGGCCGCCGACGGCCTCGTCGACGCCTTCCGCGCGGAGGGCGAGGCCGACCTGGTCTCCCAGTACGCGCACCGCATCCCCGCGATGGTGGTCGCCCGGCTCTGCGGCCTGCCGGAGGCGGAGGTCCCGGCACTGGTGCGCGACGTCGTGCTCTCGCTCGACGTCGCCGCCGACGCGGGCGGCGCCCACCGGCGCCTGCACGCCCGCCTGGACGCCCTGGTCGCCGACCGCCGCGCCGCGCCGCGCGACGACGTGCCCTCGCGGCTGCTGCTGCACCCGGCGGGCCTGAGCGACGCCGAGGCGGTCATCGACCTGCTGGTGGTCCTCGCCGCGGCCCAGGCGCCCACCGGCGACTGGATCGGCAACACCCTGCTCCTGATGCTCACCGACGACCAGTTCTCGCTCACCCTCCAGGGCGGGCGCGGCAGCGCGGGCGAGGCCCTCAACGAGGTGCTGTGGAAGGACACCCCCACGCAGAACTTCATCGGCCGGTGGGCCGTGCAGGCCTGTGAGCTGGGCGGGCGCGGCATCCGACGCGGCGACATGCTGGTGCTGGGACTGTCGGCGGCCAACGCCGACCCCCGCCTGCACGCAGGGCTCCCCGACGTCCACAGCGGCAACCGCGCGCAGATGTCCTTCGGCCACGGCGAGCACGGGTGCCCCTTCCCGGCACCGGAGATCGCGGAGACGATCGCCCGCACGGCGGTGGAGAGCCTGCTGGACCGGCTGCCGGACGTGCGGCTGGCGGTGCCTTCGGAGCGGCTGGAGTGGCGGCCGTCGCTGTGGATGCGCGGACTGTTCGAGCTCCCGGCGCGCTTCACGCCGCAACGGTAGGGGGCGGCAGGAAGTGTTGCCGGCGTGACGCGAGGGGTCTGACCACGGGAACCGCTGGATGGAATATCACGAGTTCTCCGGGTGGAATTCCTTGTATGGGAGGTATGTCGATTGCGGGACTTCGGTGATCATTCCGTGCCGCCGTCCACGGGGCGCGGTCCCCGCGGACGGCGGCACGGGCCGCGACCGGCCGCCGCTCAGGCGAGGGCGTCCTCCCCGGTCAGCTCGGCGGAGAACGCCCACAGGCGCTCGGCCTGCGCGGGATCGGCCGCGTGGTCGCGCACGCCCTCCACGCCGGGCTCGGTTCCGGCGGGCACGGCCACGTCGCAGTCCTCGCAGTACACCCCGCCCATCCCGGCCAGCCGCGGCGAGGTGGCCGCCCACACCTGGGTGGCCGCGCCCTGCTCCGGCGTCTTGAACCGGGGGTCGATCAGCTCACCGTTCCCGTCGACCCACCCCGCGTCGACCATCTCCCGCCGCGTCATGTGCCGCTGCAAGGGGGTGAGGATCGCGCCCGGGTGCAGGGAGAAGGCCCGCACCCCGAGGGGTTCTCCCAGCCGGTCCAGGTGGAGGGCGAACAGGGCGTTGGCGGTCTTGGACTGCCCGTAGGCCAGCCACCGGTCGTAGCCCTGGGCGAACCACGGGTCCTCCCAGCGGATCGGTGAGGCCTGGTGCGCGCCGGAGGACACCGAGACCACCCGCGCCCCGCCCTCGGCCAGGGCCGGCCAGAGCCGGTTGACCAGGGTGAAGTGCCCCAGGTGGTTGGTGGCGAACTGGTACTCCCAGCCGGGTCCGGCGACGGCCTGGGGGCAGGCCATCACCCCGGCGTTGTTGACGAGGACGTCGATCGCGCGCCCCGTCCTGAGGAAGCGTTCGGCGAAGGCGCGCACGTCGCCCTGGTCGGACAGCTCCAGGCCGTCGACCTCCACGCCCTCGACCCCGGCCAGGGCCTCGGCCGCCGCCTCGGGCCGCCGCGCGGGCACGACGACGCGGGCGCCCGCCTCCGCCAGGGCCCGGGTGGTCTCCAGCCCGATGCCCGAGTACCCGCCGGTGACGACGGCCAGCCGTCCGGTCAGGTCGATTCCGTCCAGGACCTCGCGCGCGGTGCTGCGCCCGCCGAAGCCCGAGCCGATCCTTCGCTGTGGTGTGGTCATGGACCGGAGCCTAGGTACTGGAGCGCGCTCCACTTCAAGCGGCGCAGGTGGGGAGGGTGTTCCCGCCGGGGACACGGCCGGCTCCCGCCCCCGAGGGAGCCTGGAGGAGCCGGACCCGCCGGTATAGCGTGACTGTGCCCCCCACCCCTCAGCGACGAGGAGCGCGTACGCCATGAACGTGGAACACAGGGACGTCGAGGTCAACGGAATCCGTCTGCACGTCGCCGAGCAGGGCAGCGGACCGCTCGTCCTGCTCCTGCACGGCTTCCCCGAGAGCTGGTACTCCTGGCGCCACCAGTTCGCCCCGCTGGCCGGGGCCGGGTACCGCGTGGCCGCCCCCGACCAGCGCGGTTACGCCCGAAGCGACCGGCCCGAGGCGGTGGACGCCTACACCCTGCCCCACCTGGTCGGCGACGTCGTCGCCCTCGTCTCCGCGCTGGGGGAGGAGAGCGCGGTCGTGGTCGGCCACGACTGGGGGGCGCCGGTGGCCTGGGCCACCGCCATGATGCGCCCCGACCTGGTCCGCGGCGTGGCGGGCCTGAGCGTTCCGCCCGTTCCGCCCGCCATGATGCCGTCGGTCTCGTCCTCCCGCGCCGTCTACGGCGACGGCTTCTACCAGGCCTACTTCCAGGAGCCGGGCGTCGCCGACGCCGAGTTGGCCGCCGACCCCGCCTCGACCCTGCGCCGCCTCCTGGTCGGGGCCTCCGGCGACGCCCCCTTCGACCAGCCCCGGCTGTGGATCGTGCCCGAGGGCGAGAGCGCGCTGGGCTCCCTGCCCGAACCGGAGGAGCTGCCCTCCTGGCTCACCGAGGAGGACCTGGCCGCTTTCACGGCCGACTACTCCGACCCCGACGCCTTCACCGGTCCGCTCAACTGGTACCGCAACATCGACCGCAACCAGGGGCTCATGTCGCCCTTCCAGGGGCGCGTCATCGACGTGCCCGCGCTGTACGTGGGCGGTGACAAGGACCTGGTCAGGGCCATGCGCGGCGTTCCCGAACTCCTGGAGAACCTGTCGCTGGTCGCACCGGGGCTGCACGCCGGCGTCACCCTGCCCGGTTGCGGCCACTGGACCCAGCAGGAGCGCCCCGAGGAGGTCAACGCGGCCCTGCTGGACTTCCTCGCCGCCGTCCACGGGGGCTGAGCCGTGCCCGTGCGCGCCGGCTCCGGCGCGCACGTCCACGGTGGCGGCACAGGTGCGCCGCTCAGGCGCGCACCCCCTCGACGACGCTGGTCCCGAAGCTGGGCAGGACACGGGTCAACTTCAGTCCGGCCTGCTCGAAGAGGTCGGCGAACTGGGACCTGGTGCGCTGCTTGCCGTCGCAGTGGGCGAGCATGCTCAGGTCCATGAACTTGGCGGTCCGGGCGGGACCCGGGGAGTCGGGCACCACCACCTCCGCGAGCAGGACGCGCCCGTCGCGGGTCATCGCCTCACGGCAGTGGGAGAGGATCCGCGCGGCGTCCTGGTCGCCCCAGTTGTGGATGACGTTCGACAGCAGGTAGGCGTCGCCCCCCTCGGGGACGGAGGAGAGGAAGTCCCCGCTGACGACGCGGCACCGCTCACGGACGCCCTCCAGCACCGGTCCGGCGTGGGCGACCACCTCGGACCGGTCGAAGAGCACGCCGCGCAGACCGGGATGGGCCGACAGCACGATGGCCAGCAGCCTGCCCCGGCCCCCGCCGACGTCCACGAGGGTGTGGTGCGCGCCGAAGTCGTAGCTGCCCGCCACGCCCCGGGTGAGCTGGGCGGAGATGTCGGTCATGCCCTCGTCGAAGACCGCCGCGGTCTCGGGGTGCTCGTCCAGGTAGGCCCAGGCCGTCCGGCCGTGCACCTGCTCGAACACCGAGCGCCCGGTCCGCACCGCTTGGGCCAGGTGGGCCATGGTGGACCGCTCGGCCTGGCTGCCGACCCACCGGGCGTAGCCGCGCATGGAGTCGGCCGCGTCCCCGCGCAGGGCGCGGCCGAGCCCGGTCAGGGCGAAGTGCCGCCGCGGTCCCTCCTCGACGAGGTCGAGGTCGGCGCAGGCGCGCAGGAGGCGGTGGAGGGCGTCGGCGTCGGCGCCGATCCTCTCGGCGATCTCGTCGACGGGCAGGGGTTTGAAGGTCATGGCGTCGGCGACGCCGAGTTCGGCCGCCGCGCTCACGGCGGCCGCCACCCAGCTGGCGGTGATGAGCTCGAACAGTTTCGTGGCCGAAGGACTCGGGGGTGCGGATGCGGACATCGCGGTCCTTTCAGGTGGTGCCCCTCCGGGGGTGCGGAGAGGGGCGGCCAGATGCGCCTATGCGGCATCGATGGAGCCGTATAACAGGGTAAACTACGGAGCGTGCCTAGAAAATCGCATACTGTGGACACAGGTTCGAGCGAGCCGGATGCGAACCGGTGCCCCTCTCAGCGGTCATCACACGCCCTACAGACCCTGACCACCCGCCGTGCCGTACGCGCCTTCGCCGACCGGCCGGTGGACGACTCCCTCCTCGACCCCATGCTGGACGCCATGCTCGCCGCCCCCTCGGCGTCCAACAAGCAGGCGTGGGCCTTCGTCGCCGTCCGCGAGCGGCGGGCGCTGAGGCTGCTGCGCGCCTTCTCCCCCGGAATCATCGAACTCCCGCCCCTGGTCGTGGCGGCCTGCTTCGACCGCTCCCGTGCCGTGGGGGGCTCAGGCAACTCCACGGACTCCGGGGACTCCTGGGACGAGGGCATGCTCTGCGTCGCGATGGCGGTGGAGAACCTCCTCCTGGCGGCCCACTGCCTGGGGCTGGGCGGATGCCCGTCCGGGAGCTTTCGGAGGGGCCCCGTCCGCAGGCTCCTGGGCCTGCCCGACCACCTGGAACCCCTGCTCCTGGTTCCGATCGGGCACCCCGCCCGGCCACTCGCACCCGCACCCCGACGAGACCGGAACGAGGTGGTCAGCCATGAGCGCTGGGGAACCTGAGGTCCGACAGGTCGGCGAGGAACTCCTCCTGCTCGCCGCCTACCTGCTCAGCAGCGGCCGCGGCCTGCTGGACGAGCCACGGCAGTACGGCACGTTCCGCTGCCTGGACGCCGCCCGGCGCGTCCTCGCCCTCGCGGCCGGAACCGGCCCGCACCACCCCGAACTCGACGCCCTGCGCGGTCGGATGGACGACGTCATGTGCGGGCCGATGGGCGACCACGAACTGGACACCCTGCTCGACCAGATGTGCGAGCGGCTGGCAACCGTCCTGGAGGATCCCGATGTCATCTCCGACTGAGTTGGAGCCGCCCCCAGAGCCCGAGGACGCCTTCGACGTCCTGCCCTTCACCGGTTCCTGCCGCCGCGTGTTCGAGCGCGGAGAGCACGCGCTCATCGGGATCAGCGCCGGGAACAGCTACTTCAGCCAGGAGCGGATCGCGCAGCTCCTGCGGTGGGCGCAGCGGCACTTCGCCGAGGTCGACGTGCTCTACGCCGACCTGCACCTGGACACCATGTACATGGCGTCAGGTGGCAGCAGGGAGCACGCGTCGTCGCGGGCGAACAGGGCGCTCAAGGACGTGCGGCGGCGCATCCGGCGCGCCGTGGAGGCGGCCGCCCCAGACGCGGGGAACGTGCGCGTGCGCGCCCTGTCCCAGTGCACGGGCCTGCCCGGCTACCGCGACGTCGCGTACCGCCTCGACCGGGAGCACGCCACCGACCCCAGAGTCCGCCGCGCGTGCGAGGAGCACGTACGGCACGTCATCGGAGCCCAGCCGGACCCGGACGGGGCCAGGTTGCGCGCCGGGCTGGCCTACCTGCGCGCCGAACTGCCCCTTCTGCTCAGTACCCCGAGGGTGTTGGGGTTGCCCTCCTCGGTGTGCTGCTACCACGCCCTGATGCCGATCCTGTCCAGGTTGCGCGGTGCCACCTCCTGCTTCCACCCGGGGCAGGGCCACGTCATCCTCCGCCCGGTCGATCGGCATCTGGCCTCCCCGGAGACGGTGGGATCCCCGTGACCGCCGCGCGGTGGCGCCCCGAACGGGAGCGCCACCGCGCGGAGCGGTTCCGAGCGGGGCGTGCTCCCGGGCGGGGCGGGGCCCGCTACGCGCGGCGGACGTCCATGACCGACTCCCCGTCCTCGACCCGGTGCACGGCGTGCAGCGCGAGGTCGGCCTCGGCGAACAGTTCCCGGTACTCCTCTGCCGTGCGCAGCGGGGCGCCGTAGAGCACGAGCATGTACACGCTCATCGCCTGGAGGAAGGGGGTGGCGCCCTCCCGCTGCGGAAGGTGCCCGACGATCAGCAGCCGGGACCGCTCACCCATCGCCGCGCGGACGTTGCGCAGGATCCGTACCGCCTCCGGCCGGGGCCAGTTCTGCATCACCCGCGCCATCAGGTAGACGTCCGCGCCCGTCGGCACCCCGTCGAAGAAGCTGCCCCCCACCACGGCGCACCGGTCCGCCACGCCCCGCTCCCGCAGCAGCGGCCCGGCCTCGGACACCACGTGCGGAAGGTCGAACAGCACCCCCTCCATGCGCGGGTGGTGCCGCAGGAGGGCGGCCAGCAGCGAGCCCTGGCCGCCCCCGAGGTCCGCCACGCGTTCGGTCCCGGACAGGTCCGCGTTCTCCAGCAGGGTGTCGGCGGCCACGGACGTGTCCATCGCCCTGTGGAACAGGGCCGCGGCCTCCTCCTGCTCCTCCAGGTAGGCGAACAGCGGGTGGCCGGTGTGCGCCTCGAAGGCGGTACGGCCGGAACGCAGCGCCTGCGGCAGGCAGGTCCACGCCTGGAGGAAGGCGCCGTGCGTGCACATGCGGAAGAGGCCGTACAGGCCGCTGGGGTCCCCGGCGCGCAGATGCTGGCCCGCCGCGGTCAGGGCGAACGACCCGGGTGCCGGCTCCGAGAGCAGCCCGCTCACCGTCCCGGCCCGCAGCACCGCCGCCAGGGACCGTTCGGGGACCCCGGCGCGGCGGGCCAGGTCCGCCACCGGACGCGGCCCCTCGGCCAGATCCTCCACCACGTCCAGTTCGACCATCGCGACGACGGCGTGCATGAGCATCGCCGACGACACCAGTCGGTTCAGCGGCAGGTCTGTGCGCACCGCGCGTACAGCGGTCTCGTCCGTCACACCCACAGTCGGTCCTCCCCGGGGGACGTCGTTATCGGGGCCGACGCGGCGTCCCTCCCGGGACGCGGCGCCGACCTCCCAAGACTACGGGGAGTACGCGGATCTGTTCTCCGGGTTGTGGAAAACGGGCCGGAACGGGAACGGCCCCCTCCGCGGCCGGGGCGCGGCGGCGAGGGCCGCGGGCCGGGGGCCGGCGGCCCGATCAGACGGAGGCGGCGCCCTCGGCCTCGTAGGCGCGTACCAGGGCGGTGAGCACCTCGGAGCAGCCCGCGTCGACGGTGAGCGCGGCGACGTCGTCGGCGCGGGTGGCGCCCCGGTTGAGGATCACCACCGGCTTGCCCTGCTCGACGGCGCGCTTGACGTAGCGCCGCCCCGAGAAGACGGTCAGGGACGACCCCGCCACCAGCAGCGCCCGCGCGCCGTCCACCATCGCGTAACCCGCCAGCACGCGCGCCTTGGGCACGTTCTCGCCGAAGT is drawn from Nocardiopsis dassonvillei subsp. dassonvillei DSM 43111 and contains these coding sequences:
- a CDS encoding DUF742 domain-containing protein; the encoded protein is MTHHDCLRGESPDRLYTVTGGRSDADTRVLDSVTLVVAECDPVPGMQSEHAAILRLCAYPTAVVELSAELRLPVSVVRILLLDLLDTGRVTARHPAALTRQEAGHDPETLKQVLLALQRL
- a CDS encoding GTP-binding protein, whose amino-acid sequence is MPSNASERPAGPHRAPLAATADNALKIVVVGGFGVGKTTLVDSVSETRPVRTEEVMTRAGVGIDDLSAVRDKRTTTVAFDFGRITVDERRVLYLFGAPGQKRFWFLWNQLFEGSLGAVVLVDTDRIRDSWYAVDRLEHHRTPFVVAVNRFGPGPALPEVRRALDLSGRVPVVDCDARSRESSRDVLITLVQHVSGPVAGYPSAPTTAFAPGSGRESAPAPMSGSASAPAPPQEETT
- a CDS encoding cytochrome P450, whose protein sequence is MNHSPGPEAAAPASSGPPPPSPDHAGAARLYGPDIARDPAGLYEELRGRYGPVAPVLLDGDVPAWFVMGYRELHHVTSRPEWFARDCRRWNQWDRVGRDWPLLPYVMWTPSVMFAEGAEHQRRAGAIGDALDAVDRADLRTLCQRAADGLVDAFRAEGEADLVSQYAHRIPAMVVARLCGLPEAEVPALVRDVVLSLDVAADAGGAHRRLHARLDALVADRRAAPRDDVPSRLLLHPAGLSDAEAVIDLLVVLAAAQAPTGDWIGNTLLLMLTDDQFSLTLQGGRGSAGEALNEVLWKDTPTQNFIGRWAVQACELGGRGIRRGDMLVLGLSAANADPRLHAGLPDVHSGNRAQMSFGHGEHGCPFPAPEIAETIARTAVESLLDRLPDVRLAVPSERLEWRPSLWMRGLFELPARFTPQR
- a CDS encoding SDR family NAD(P)-dependent oxidoreductase, producing the protein MTTPQRRIGSGFGGRSTAREVLDGIDLTGRLAVVTGGYSGIGLETTRALAEAGARVVVPARRPEAAAEALAGVEGVEVDGLELSDQGDVRAFAERFLRTGRAIDVLVNNAGVMACPQAVAGPGWEYQFATNHLGHFTLVNRLWPALAEGGARVVSVSSGAHQASPIRWEDPWFAQGYDRWLAYGQSKTANALFALHLDRLGEPLGVRAFSLHPGAILTPLQRHMTRREMVDAGWVDGNGELIDPRFKTPEQGAATQVWAATSPRLAGMGGVYCEDCDVAVPAGTEPGVEGVRDHAADPAQAERLWAFSAELTGEDALA
- a CDS encoding alpha/beta fold hydrolase, with product MNVEHRDVEVNGIRLHVAEQGSGPLVLLLHGFPESWYSWRHQFAPLAGAGYRVAAPDQRGYARSDRPEAVDAYTLPHLVGDVVALVSALGEESAVVVGHDWGAPVAWATAMMRPDLVRGVAGLSVPPVPPAMMPSVSSSRAVYGDGFYQAYFQEPGVADAELAADPASTLRRLLVGASGDAPFDQPRLWIVPEGESALGSLPEPEELPSWLTEEDLAAFTADYSDPDAFTGPLNWYRNIDRNQGLMSPFQGRVIDVPALYVGGDKDLVRAMRGVPELLENLSLVAPGLHAGVTLPGCGHWTQQERPEEVNAALLDFLAAVHGG
- a CDS encoding methyltransferase; translation: MSASAPPSPSATKLFELITASWVAAAVSAAAELGVADAMTFKPLPVDEIAERIGADADALHRLLRACADLDLVEEGPRRHFALTGLGRALRGDAADSMRGYARWVGSQAERSTMAHLAQAVRTGRSVFEQVHGRTAWAYLDEHPETAAVFDEGMTDISAQLTRGVAGSYDFGAHHTLVDVGGGRGRLLAIVLSAHPGLRGVLFDRSEVVAHAGPVLEGVRERCRVVSGDFLSSVPEGGDAYLLSNVIHNWGDQDAARILSHCREAMTRDGRVLLAEVVVPDSPGPARTAKFMDLSMLAHCDGKQRTRSQFADLFEQAGLKLTRVLPSFGTSVVEGVRA
- a CDS encoding nitroreductase family protein, producing MTTRRAVRAFADRPVDDSLLDPMLDAMLAAPSASNKQAWAFVAVRERRALRLLRAFSPGIIELPPLVVAACFDRSRAVGGSGNSTDSGDSWDEGMLCVAMAVENLLLAAHCLGLGGCPSGSFRRGPVRRLLGLPDHLEPLLLVPIGHPARPLAPAPRRDRNEVVSHERWGT
- a CDS encoding DUF6092 family protein, yielding MSAGEPEVRQVGEELLLLAAYLLSSGRGLLDEPRQYGTFRCLDAARRVLALAAGTGPHHPELDALRGRMDDVMCGPMGDHELDTLLDQMCERLATVLEDPDVISD
- a CDS encoding tRNA-dependent cyclodipeptide synthase, with the translated sequence MSSPTELEPPPEPEDAFDVLPFTGSCRRVFERGEHALIGISAGNSYFSQERIAQLLRWAQRHFAEVDVLYADLHLDTMYMASGGSREHASSRANRALKDVRRRIRRAVEAAAPDAGNVRVRALSQCTGLPGYRDVAYRLDREHATDPRVRRACEEHVRHVIGAQPDPDGARLRAGLAYLRAELPLLLSTPRVLGLPSSVCCYHALMPILSRLRGATSCFHPGQGHVILRPVDRHLASPETVGSP
- a CDS encoding methyltransferase, producing the protein MGVTDETAVRAVRTDLPLNRLVSSAMLMHAVVAMVELDVVEDLAEGPRPVADLARRAGVPERSLAAVLRAGTVSGLLSEPAPGSFALTAAGQHLRAGDPSGLYGLFRMCTHGAFLQAWTCLPQALRSGRTAFEAHTGHPLFAYLEEQEEAAALFHRAMDTSVAADTLLENADLSGTERVADLGGGQGSLLAALLRHHPRMEGVLFDLPHVVSEAGPLLRERGVADRCAVVGGSFFDGVPTGADVYLMARVMQNWPRPEAVRILRNVRAAMGERSRLLIVGHLPQREGATPFLQAMSVYMLVLYGAPLRTAEEYRELFAEADLALHAVHRVEDGESVMDVRRA